From a region of the Gossypium raimondii isolate GPD5lz chromosome 10, ASM2569854v1, whole genome shotgun sequence genome:
- the LOC105775605 gene encoding WEB family protein At1g12150-like has translation MATPEYNGWWSRRVKDNIPRLREEDVRPIEEHLQVVPSEMEIIKQDFEKRSLELERKIEQLEEEKMQLGLDVDVQKLDADKLRKGKNKTEEDFDSLKTDYKKLRRSMRTAGLGKTSEQWRQEIQEERTKVDQWEKKFHDTQAREITLKESLLVCQNEKAALKVRVAELEKSLHQHRSRNSAIELKASLGKIEELKERVGELEDAIQNSELRIELLERGNEQWQEQFHRSQNQIRERDYIMGEAVA, from the coding sequence ATGGCGACCCCTGAATACAACGGGTGGTGGAGTAGGAGAGTCAAAGATAATATCCCCAGACTGAGAGAAGAAGATGTTCGGCcaatagaagagcatttgcAAGTGGTCCCCTCTGAGATGGAAATCATcaaacaagattttgaaaaaaggAGTTTGGAGTTAGAGAGGAAAATAGAgcaattagaagaagaaaaaatgcaaCTAGGACTAGATGTTGATGTTCAAAAATTAGATGCTGACAAActgagaaaaggaaagaacaagACAGAAGAAGATTTTGACAGCCTGAAGACAGATTACAAGAAGTTGCGTAGGTCAATGAGAACTGCCGGCTTGGGTAAAACGTCAGAGCAATGGCGACAGGAAATCCAGGAGGAAAGGACTAAAGTTGAtcaatgggaaaagaaatttcatgaTACTCAGGCCCGAGAGATTACTTTGAAAGAGAGTCTACTAGTTTGCCAAAATGAGAAAGCGGCATTGAAAGTCCGAGTAGCTGAGCTAGAAAAGTCGCTTCACCAACACCGTAGTCGTAATTCTGCGATCGAATTAAAGGCAAGTTTAGGCAAAATTGAAGAATTGAAGGAACGGGTAGGAGAGCTCGAAGACGCGATACAAAACAGTGAACTCCGAATAGAACTTCTTGAAAGGGGTAATGAACAGTGGCAAGAGCAATTCCATCGATCGCAAAACCAGATTAGAGAAAGAGACTATATTATGGGTGAGGCGGTGGCATAA
- the LOC105775847 gene encoding LOW QUALITY PROTEIN: probable O-methyltransferase 3 (The sequence of the model RefSeq protein was modified relative to this genomic sequence to represent the inferred CDS: inserted 2 bases in 2 codons): MNMGNANVEDANDALQAQAHIWSHAFNFVSFMSLKCALDLGILEIIQNHGKPMTITELVVALPMLNPTKACDIYRIMRILVHSGIFARQKLYNDAQEEGYVLTNSSRILLKDNPFCITPALNGMMDPVITKPWSFLSTWFQNDDHTPFATTYAETLWDYFAHDPQLKDLINDGLASDSQLVTNILVDKCKEAFEGLNSLVDVGGGTGTTAKAIADTFPHMECTVFDLPNIVLXAQGKKNLKYVGGNKFEAFQAXDAILLKKVLHDWDDEGCLKILKRCKEAISSQDKVGRKLIIIDMVVRENEKVNDEASNLTKTQLFFDMLMLVLVAGKERQQEEWVKLFSAAGFRSYKITPIVGFTSLIEVYP; encoded by the exons ATGAATATGGGCAATGCCAATGTGGAGGATGCTAATGATGCACTCCAAGCACAAGCTCACATTTGGAGCCATGCTTTCAACTTTGTAAGCTTCATGTCTCTAAAATGTGCACTTGATTTAGGTATCCTAGaaatcattcaaaatcatgGCAAGCCCATGACTATTACCGAGCTAGTTGTTGCGCTACCGATGCTTAACCCTACTAAAGCATGTGACATCTATCGGATCATGCGCATTCTAGTTCACTCGGGCATCTTTGCACGCCAAAAGTTATACAATGATGCTCAAGAAGAAGGATATGTTCTCACCAACTCTTCTCGTATTTTGCTCAAGGATAATCCCTTTTGCATAACACCTGCTTTGAACGGTATGATGGATCCCGTTATAACAAAGCCTTGGAGTTTTCTAAGCAC CTGGTTCCAAAATGATGATCACACTCCATTTGCTACCACATATGCGGAGACATTGTGGGACTATTTTGCCCATGATCCACAGCTAAAAGATTTGATAAATGATGGCTTAGCTAGTGATTCTCAATTGGTTACCAATATTCTTGTCGACAAGTGTAAAGAGGCGTTTGAGGGATTGAACTCCCTTGTAGATGTTGGGGGTGGCACTGGAACTACGGCCAAGGCCATTGCTGATACATTTCCGCACATGGAGTGCACTGTGTTTGATCTTCCTAATATCGTTC TGGCGCAAGGCAAGAAGAACTTGAAATATGTTGGAGGCAACAAGTTTGAGGCATTTCAAG GAGACGCAATTTTATTAAAG AAAGTGTTGCACGATTGGGATGATGAAGGAtgcttgaaaattttgaagcgATGTAAAGAGGCCATTTCAAGCCAAGACAAGGTAGGAAGAAAGTTGATCATAATTGACATGGTTGTGAGGGAGAATGAGAAAGTGAATGATGAAGCCtcaaacttaactaaaacacaGCTCTTTTTCGACATGTTGATGTTAGTGTTGGTGGCTGGAAAGGAGAGGCAGCAAGAAGAATGGGTAAAGCTGTTTTCTGCTGCTGGTTTTAGGTCCTACAAAATTACTCCTATTGTAGGTTTTACATCTCTTATTGAGGTTTATCCCTAA
- the LOC105778361 gene encoding cytochrome P450 714B2 produces MELVFMLWRITSTILLVGLIGLIIRLYDSLVSEPERQRSKLHKQGIRGPRPSILIGNLLQIGKTGSKVSNMAEEGKQVITHACCAYVLPFLDKWRQQYGPTFMLSMGNIQVLHMSHPDVVKEMTAYTSFDLGRPSYQKKGLFPLYGEGILHANGAVWAHQRKVMAPEFNVDKVKGMTKLMVESAVSVVNEWNRMIKSEGGVADIKIDEYLRNFSGEVISKVCFGNNCKEIITKLRALQEIACKKVVLQGIPGLRSLPTKSNREMWSLEKEVHSLILKEVKGTTSEKNILQVIIEGAKKSNLSQDEMDNFVVDNCKNICFPAYENGAVPAIWTLMLLALYPEWQDKVRAEVIEICDGQLPSSSMLNKMKTLTMVIYETLRLYPLGCMLTREAIQDTKLGDIDVPKGVCIWVTLMPLYEDPSIWGPDVHKFNPQRFGNGINGACQLPHVYIPFGTGPRSCFGQHFAMAELKILVSLLLSNFTFSLSPKYRHSPVMNLIIEPEFGVDLLVRKV; encoded by the exons ATGGAATTGGTGTTTATGCTTTGGAGGATCACATCTACTATCTTGTTAGTAGGATTGATTGGCTTGATCATACGCCTGTATGATTCACTTGTATCCGAGCCCGAAAGGCAACGTTCGAAGCTGCACAAGCAAGGGATTCGAGGTCCTCGACCGTCGATTTTGATCGGTAACCTGCTGCAGATTGGGAAGACAGGATCCAAGGTTTCAAATATGGCAGAAGAAGGGAAACAAGTGATAACCCATGCTTGTTGTGCTTATGTTTTACCATTTCTTGATAAGTGGAGACAACAGTAtg GTCCAACATTTATGCTTTCAATGGGGAATATACAGGTTTTGCATATGAGTCACCCGGATGTTGTGAAAGAAATGACAGCATACACTTCTTTTGACTTGGGAAGGCCTTCCTATCAGAAAAAAGGGCTTTTTCCACTGTATGGTGAGGGAATTCTGCATGCAAATGGTGCAGTATGGGCACATCAAAGGAAAGTGATGGCTCCTGAATTCAACGTGGACAAAGTCAAG GGTATGACGAAATTAATGGTAGAGTCGGCAGTTTCGGTAGTAAACGAGTGGAATCGTATGATCAAATCGGAAGGGGGTGTTGCTGACATAAAGATTGATGAATATTTGAGGAACTTCTCTGGAGAAGTGATCTCAAAAGTTTGTTTTGGAAACAATTGTAAAGAGATTATCACAAAGCTCAGAGCACTTCAAGAAATTGCATGCAAGAAAGTAGTGTTGCAAGGGATTCCTGGGCTAAG ATCGCTACCAACTAAAAGCAATAGAGAAATGTGGAGTTTAGAGAAGGAAGTTCACTCATTAATCTTGAAGGAAGTGAAAGGAACAACATCAGAGAAGAACATATTACAAGTGATCATTGAAGGAGCAAAGAAGAGTAATTTAAGCCAAGATGAAATGGACAATTTCGTCGTTGATAACTGCAAGAACATATGCTTTCCGGCCTACGAAAATGGTGCCGTGCCGGCAATTTGGACCTTGATGTTATTGGCATTGTATCCAGAGTGGCAAGACAAAGTTCGGGCAGAGGTTATTGAAATTTGCGACGGACAATTGCCGAGCTCCAGCATGCTTAACAAGATGAAAACA CTCACAATGGTGATCTACGAGACATTGCGACTTTATCCTCTCGGCTGCATGCTTACTCGGGAGGCGATTCAAGACACGAAATTAGGAGACATTGATGTGCCTAAAGGAGTTTGCATTTGGGTAACGCTGATGCCACTTTACGAAGACCCCAGTATTTGGGGACCTGATGTCCACAAATTCAACCCCCAAAGGTTTGGCAATGGGATCAATGGTGCATGTCAGCTTCCGCATGTGTACATACCATTTGGCACCGGACCTCGTTCATGTTTCGGGCAGCATTTTGCCATGGCGGAACTCAAGATACTAGTCAGCCTTTTACTGTCAAACTTCACGTTCTCACTGTCGCCAAAATATAGACATTCTCCggttatgaatttaattattgagCCTGAATTTGGTGTGGATCTCTTAGTTAGGAAAGTTTGA